A stretch of the Enoplosus armatus isolate fEnoArm2 chromosome 13, fEnoArm2.hap1, whole genome shotgun sequence genome encodes the following:
- the LOC139295357 gene encoding microfibrillar-associated protein 3-like, producing MLPLQKHHLSHLLLSVLLLGGRTADGAQNGSEAEMASSLRLAGVPSSRNIVVKEGSSMLIECNVTGGHDDIKWYNSKGHVLGEDTGGKWQIQENGVLNITMVSFKDRGRYTCVASNGTNGTKNYTVTLRVAHTDSGLGLYYVIVCLVAFTITMILNVARLCMVSSHLKKTERAINEFFRTEGSEKLQRAFEVAKRIPIITSAKTLELAKVTQFKTMEFARHMEELARSVPLPPLILNCRTLGEEVVETAKPGPHPTEQVGNRQAIGPPSSDRNGDEEEEEVCQTLLSSQGNNGGGVDVKVSVHTVSETVVGEDKEAEMHLHALAPGSRTSVSYESNI from the exons ATGTTACCGCTTCAGAAACACCACCTGTCACACCTGCTCCTCTCAGTCCTGCTGCTCGGAGGACGGACAGCAGACGGAGCTCAGAACGGGTCAGAGGCGGAGATGGCGTCCTCCTTAAGGCTGGCCGGCGTCCCCTCCAGCAGGAACATCGTGGTGAAGGAGGGATCCAGCATGCTGATTGAGTGTAATGTGACCGGAGGCCACGATGACATCAAGTGGTACAACTCTAAAGGACATGTGCTGGGTGAGGACACAG GTGGGAAGTGGCAGATTCAGGAGAATGGCGTCCTGAACATCACCATGGTCTCCTTCAAGGACCGTGGCCGCTACACCTGCGTAGCCTCCAACGGCACCAACGGGACCAAAAATTACACCGTCACTCTGCGCGTAGCCCACACCGACAGCGGCCTGGGCCTGTACTACGTCATCGTCTGCCTGGTGGCCTTCACCATCACCATGATCCTCAACGTGGCGCGGCTCTGCATGGTCAGCAGCCACCTCAAGAAGACGGAGAGAGCCATCAACGAGTTCTTCCGCACAGAGGGCTCAGAGAAGCTACAGAGGGCGTTTGAGGTCGCCAAGCGCATCCCCATCATCACGTCGGCCAAGACGCTGGAGCTCGCCAAGGTCACGCAGTTCAAGACCATGGAGTTCGCCCGTCACATGGAGGAGCTGGCACGGAGCGTTCCTCTGCCGCCACTCATCCTGAACTGCCGCACGTTGGGGGAGGAGGTCGTGGAGACGGCTAAACCGGGTCCTCACCCTACAGAGCAGGTCGGAAACAGACAAGCTATAGGCCCGCCCTCCTCCGACAGAAatggagacgaggaggaggaggaggtgtgtcaGACTCTGCTGTCAAGCCAAGGGAACAATGGAGGCGGCGTTGATGTCAAAGTGTCAGTCCACACGGTTTCTGAGACGGTCGTCGGTGAGGATAAGGAGGCTGAGATGCACCTTCATGCTCTTGCACCGGGCTCACGAACAAGTGTGTCCTATGAGAGCAACATATAG